The Pantoea phytobeneficialis genome has a segment encoding these proteins:
- a CDS encoding ROK family protein translates to MKTMGKGPALLRLNNLKRVMTQLRQTRVTSRQDLAQALTLSKNTVSLIVDDLLAQGLINELGPVSVAAAGRPKIEISLRPEKLKSAGIMVERQAIHWRVCDYFSQVIAEQTWRSETSDPALLLQELVECCQALRAAHPELIGIAIGFPGIVDPQRGWMHFSSHLGWQDVDLLTPLRRGIDLPLRIMNNVKAAALLSVQQLALDKSQSHFYLRIAEGIGGALVQHGEVFTGSSWTAGEVGHLTVQPDGPRCSCGRLGCLEALVSQPAIQQQLLRRKPGLRWQNRDSEPAIVDAVLSEAGAQLGSALSQVMLLLNPASIMIDAAWNACPVFTRAVQQAAEASTLAFTFTHTALHFLPQRIDPANGLALAVIEQYEQRMD, encoded by the coding sequence ATGAAAACGATGGGCAAAGGGCCAGCGTTACTAAGACTGAATAACCTGAAGCGGGTGATGACGCAGCTGCGGCAAACCCGAGTGACCTCCCGCCAGGATTTAGCCCAGGCATTAACCCTCAGCAAAAATACCGTTTCGCTGATTGTGGATGATCTGCTGGCGCAGGGGTTAATCAACGAACTGGGGCCGGTGAGTGTCGCGGCTGCCGGGCGACCGAAAATCGAGATATCGCTACGCCCGGAGAAACTCAAAAGTGCGGGCATTATGGTCGAACGGCAGGCGATACACTGGCGAGTTTGCGACTATTTCTCGCAGGTGATTGCCGAGCAAACCTGGCGTTCGGAAACCAGCGACCCGGCGTTACTGCTCCAGGAGCTGGTGGAGTGCTGCCAGGCCCTGCGTGCAGCGCACCCGGAACTGATTGGCATCGCGATCGGTTTTCCTGGCATCGTCGATCCGCAACGCGGTTGGATGCATTTTTCTTCCCATCTTGGCTGGCAGGATGTTGATCTGCTGACGCCGCTACGGCGCGGGATTGACCTGCCACTGCGCATCATGAATAACGTCAAGGCAGCGGCTTTGCTGTCGGTGCAGCAACTAGCGTTAGACAAAAGCCAAAGCCATTTCTATCTCCGTATTGCCGAAGGGATTGGCGGGGCGTTGGTTCAGCACGGTGAAGTGTTTACCGGCAGCAGCTGGACCGCGGGTGAAGTTGGGCATCTCACCGTACAGCCTGACGGTCCACGCTGTAGCTGTGGCCGGCTGGGTTGCCTGGAAGCGCTGGTCAGTCAGCCAGCCATTCAACAGCAACTGTTGCGCCGCAAGCCTGGTTTGCGCTGGCAAAATCGTGACAGTGAACCGGCGATTGTGGATGCGGTATTGAGTGAGGCAGGGGCGCAGCTCGGCAGTGCGTTGAGTCAGGTGATGCTACTGCTTAATCCGGCCAGCATAATGATTGATGCCGCGTGGAATGCCTGCCCGGTCTTTACCAGAGCCGTACAGCAGGCGGCGGAGGCGAGTACGTTGGCGTTTACCTTCACCCATACCGCGCTGCATTTTCTGCCGCAGCGTATTGATCCTGCCAACGGTTTGGCGCTGGCAGTGATTGAACAGTATGAGCAGCGGATGGATTAA